The following are from one region of the Methanobacterium veterum genome:
- a CDS encoding SDR family NAD(P)-dependent oxidoreductase — MDFSGKVAIVTGASTGLGEMIAEELFKRGANVVIAARHEKQLVDVANRLDPTGKHVYAVKADVRDHNSVKNLIDATMERFEALHFAVNNAGITGPAGTAVPDYEISDWNDVISTDLTGIFHCLKYEILAISSSGGGAIVNMSSANGVVGIAGQAAYTAAKHGIIGLTRSAALEFADKGIRINAVGPGYVSTPRIREMPEEVLSQFASLHPMGRMAERSEIASFVAFLLSDQSSFSTGGFYPIDGGYTAR; from the coding sequence ATGGATTTCAGTGGTAAGGTGGCAATTGTAACAGGTGCATCAACTGGTCTGGGTGAAATGATTGCAGAGGAACTTTTTAAACGCGGTGCTAATGTGGTGATCGCAGCGCGCCATGAAAAACAGTTAGTAGATGTGGCAAATAGGTTGGATCCTACTGGTAAACATGTTTATGCAGTTAAGGCGGATGTTAGGGATCATAACTCTGTTAAAAATTTAATTGATGCTACCATGGAGCGTTTTGAGGCACTGCACTTTGCAGTAAACAATGCAGGTATTACGGGGCCTGCGGGAACCGCAGTTCCTGATTACGAGATTTCTGATTGGAATGATGTAATATCAACAGATCTGACAGGTATTTTTCACTGCCTTAAATATGAGATCCTGGCTATTTCTAGCAGTGGAGGCGGTGCTATTGTGAATATGTCTTCTGCAAATGGTGTAGTTGGAATTGCCGGCCAGGCTGCTTATACGGCAGCAAAACACGGGATCATTGGATTAACTCGTTCAGCGGCCCTTGAATTTGCAGATAAAGGTATACGTATCAATGCTGTTGGGCCGGGGTATGTCAGCACTCCCCGAATACGCGAAATGCCAGAAGAGGTACTGTCTCAGTTTGCATCACTGCACCCGATGGGCCGCATGGCAGAACGAAGTGAAATAGCATCTTTTGTGGCTTTTCTACTTTCTGACCAAAGCAGTTTTTCTACAGGTGGATTCTATCCTATAGATGGAGGGTACACTGCACGATAG
- the mch gene encoding methenyltetrahydromethanopterin cyclohydrolase: MVSVNLEAKKTVDLMIKNADELNISVEKLENGSTVIDAGVNVDGSLKAGELYTKVCLGGLAEVGISIPGDLSEKFALPSVKIKTNSPAISTLGAQKAGWSVSVGDFFALGSGPARALAKKPAHTYEVIGYEDDADIAILTLEADKLPGADVTDAIAKDCGVSPENVIVLVAPTSSIVGSIQIAGRVVENGTYKMMEALDFDVTKVKFAAGIAPIAPVDPDGLKAMGKTNDAVLFGGRTYYYIQSEEGDDLKALAENLPSSASEGYGKPFYDVFKEAEYDFYKIDKGMFAPAEVVINDLRTGELFRAGYVNAELLQKSFGL, translated from the coding sequence ATGGTAAGTGTCAATCTTGAAGCAAAAAAGACAGTAGACTTAATGATAAAAAACGCAGATGAATTAAACATAAGCGTAGAAAAACTTGAAAATGGTTCCACAGTCATCGACGCCGGTGTAAATGTCGATGGAAGCCTTAAAGCAGGGGAACTTTACACAAAAGTATGTCTAGGAGGACTCGCAGAAGTGGGAATCTCAATTCCAGGAGACCTCTCAGAAAAGTTCGCATTACCTTCTGTAAAGATTAAAACTAACTCCCCAGCAATATCAACCCTTGGAGCACAAAAAGCAGGATGGTCTGTAAGCGTAGGTGACTTCTTTGCACTCGGTTCAGGACCTGCAAGGGCATTAGCTAAAAAACCAGCCCACACCTATGAAGTAATCGGCTATGAAGATGATGCAGATATTGCAATCCTTACCCTAGAAGCTGACAAATTACCTGGCGCTGACGTGACTGATGCAATCGCAAAAGACTGTGGTGTTTCACCAGAAAACGTTATAGTACTCGTAGCTCCAACATCTTCAATAGTTGGTTCAATCCAGATAGCAGGAAGAGTTGTAGAAAACGGTACCTACAAAATGATGGAAGCTTTAGACTTCGATGTTACAAAAGTTAAATTTGCTGCAGGAATCGCACCAATAGCACCTGTTGACCCAGACGGACTCAAAGCAATGGGTAAAACAAACGATGCAGTTTTATTCGGTGGTAGGACTTACTACTACATCCAGTCAGAAGAAGGTGACGATTTAAAAGCTTTAGCTGAAAACCTCCCATCATCCGCATCAGAAGGATATGGAAAACCATTCTACGACGTATTTAAAGAAGCTGAATACGACTTCTACAAAATAGATAAAGGAATGTTTGCTCCTGCTGAAGTGGTCATAAACGATCTAAGAACTGGTGAACTCTTCAGAGCAGGATATGTAAACGCTGAGCTCCTTCAAAAATCATTCGGTTTATAA
- a CDS encoding DUF5518 domain-containing protein, producing the protein MANNMIQWRPIIIGTIIAVILSVLSMLSSGLLTADFLLAGIAVGFMVGGTIKDGTINGTIMGIIGAVIFLIILVIIYASQGYGSLITSILSYLVIYVVADIILAIVGGVLGSVIRAEIKETPVQE; encoded by the coding sequence ATGGCTAATAATATGATTCAATGGAGACCTATAATTATTGGTACAATAATTGCTGTTATTTTAAGTGTGTTATCAATGCTTAGTTCAGGTTTATTAACCGCTGACTTTTTACTGGCTGGAATAGCAGTCGGGTTCATGGTTGGGGGAACAATTAAAGATGGAACAATTAATGGAACAATTATGGGTATAATAGGGGCAGTTATATTCCTTATAATACTGGTAATTATATACGCTAGCCAGGGTTATGGATCTTTAATAACATCCATACTCAGTTATCTGGTAATTTACGTGGTTGCAGATATAATTCTAGCAATAGTTGGTGGAGTTCTTGGATCTGTAATAAGAGCAGAAATAAAAGAAACTCCAGTTCAAGAATAA